TCCCGGGTGCATCGATCGTGAAGGTTTCGGTGGGCCCGATGGATAACAACGCATACCTGGTGACGTGTTCCCAGACCGGCGAGACGCTACTCATCGATGCGGCCAACGACCCTGAAATCCTGCTCGAACTCATCGAGCGGTTCGCACCGAAGCTGACCCTGATCGTCACCAGCCACCAGCATTTCGACCACGTGCAGGCGCTCGAGCAGGTGGCCAAGAGCACCGGCGCGCCGACCGCGGCCCACCAGCTCGACGCCGAGGCTCTGCCGGTCACACCCGATCGGATCCTCGCCCAGGGTGACACCGTGAAGGTCGGTGACCTGACCTTCGACGTCATCCACCTGCAGGGTCACACCCCGGGATCGGTGGCGCTGGCCCTCGTCGACGCCGACGACAAGACGCACCTCTTCACCGGCGACTGCCTGTTCCCCGGCGGCGTCGGCAAGACCTGGCAGGAAGGCGACTTCGAGAAGCTGCTCGGCGACGTGACCAGCAAGGTCTTCGACGTGTACGACGATTCGACGGTCGTCTATCCCGGCCACGGCGACGACACCACGCTCGGCACCGAACGCCCGCATCTCGGCGAGTGGAGAGAACGCGGTTGGTGACCCGCAGCGACACAGCGGTCGCCGTCGTGACGGGCGCCAGCCGGGGACCGGGCTCGGGATCGCGCACGCCCTCGGCAGTCACGGGTGCACCGTCTACGTCACCGGAAGGACCGACGCGGCCGGACAGTCGCCGCTGGGCGTGAAACGCCGACCTGGTGACCGCGGCGGGCGGCACCGGAATCGCCGTTCGCGTCGGCTCCCGGTGCCGCCCACTACGTTTTCGGTCCGGCGTACGGCGTGCACAAGGCGGGAATGGACACGATGGCCGCGGACATGGCCGTCGATTTCCGGAAGTTCGGGGTGGCAGCGGTATCGATCTGGATGGGCATCCTGCTGACCGAGTGGTTGAAGAA
The sequence above is drawn from the Mycobacterium gallinarum genome and encodes:
- a CDS encoding MBL fold metallo-hydrolase; its protein translation is MTVVNDNYTGHVDPKTAARRTLPGASIVKVSVGPMDNNAYLVTCSQTGETLLIDAANDPEILLELIERFAPKLTLIVTSHQHFDHVQALEQVAKSTGAPTAAHQLDAEALPVTPDRILAQGDTVKVGDLTFDVIHLQGHTPGSVALALVDADDKTHLFTGDCLFPGGVGKTWQEGDFEKLLGDVTSKVFDVYDDSTVVYPGHGDDTTLGTERPHLGEWRERGW